Proteins encoded within one genomic window of Brienomyrus brachyistius isolate T26 chromosome 22, BBRACH_0.4, whole genome shotgun sequence:
- the emc10 gene encoding ER membrane protein complex subunit 10 isoform X3 has translation MAAFRSCYTSVWISAVVFTITTEYVRCNTGKRAADGMDTEAAGFSVPLEHSFEIDDVPRFRMRGSVQLRGGREHAASLWQSPLTEEDRSMLKAVAAVDGLYRIRVPRVSVQTDRQAERQMDGYLTAFLPACSMVESHLSDVITLHTDVTGYLIGVSIVTIPGTCRGAEVEEEVDLEAFNTTLSFMGPVTAPAPETALYIERMEHEMEKKAKNPQEQKSFFAKYWMYIVPLVLFLMMSGAQDQTGGGAAGGAANGGGR, from the exons ATGGCCGCATTCAGGTCATGCTATACCTCGGTTTGGATATCTGCAGTTGTTTTCACAATAACTACAGAGTACGTCCGTTGTAACACCGGTAAAAGG GCGGCTGATGGGATGGACACCGAGGCAGCCGGCTTCTCTGTCCCACTTGAGCACTCTTTCGAGATCG ACGACGTGCCGCGGTTTCGTATGAGGGGATCCGTGCAGCTCAGAGGGGGCCGGGAGCATGCCGCATCTCTCTGGCAGAGTCCCCTGACAGAAGAGGACCGGAGCATGCTGAAG GCGGTAGCTGCAGTGGACGGCCTGTACCGGATTCGGGTTCCCAGAGTGTCTgtgcagactgacagacaggctgaacgacagatggatggatacctCACTGCCTTCCTTCCAGCT TGCTCTATGGTGGAGTCCCACCTCAGTGATGTCATCACCCTGCACACTGATGTCACCGGATACCTCATCGGTGTCTCCATAGTTACGATCCCTGGCACATGTCGTGGGGCTGAGGTGGAAGAGGAAGTCGACCTGGAAGCTTTCAACACGACACTGAGCTTCATGGGCCCCGTCACTGCCCCTGC GCCAGAGACTGCTCTGTATATTGAGAGGATGGAACATGAAATGGAGAAGAAGGCCAAGAACCCCCAGGAGCAGAAGTCATTCTTTGCGAAATAC TGGATGTACATCGTGCCTCTGGTTCTCTTTCTGATGATGTCGGGAGCACAAGATCAGACTGGGGGTGGTGCCGCAGGTGGAGCGGCCAATGGCGGTGGACGATGA
- the emc10 gene encoding ER membrane protein complex subunit 10 isoform X2 → MRKGGIKEKGKGGTCLGEEEEMGHSQTRGRKRDMEEKSEGGACLGSKNEWAADGMDTEAAGFSVPLEHSFEIDDVPRFRMRGSVQLRGGREHAASLWQSPLTEEDRSMLKAVAAVDGLYRIRVPRVSVQTDRQAERQMDGYLTAFLPACSMVESHLSDVITLHTDVTGYLIGVSIVTIPGTCRGAEVEEEVDLEAFNTTLSFMGPVTAPAPETALYIERMEHEMEKKAKNPQEQKSFFAKYWYLILGGAVFLMATSSTQSPPGGGREQS, encoded by the exons ATGAGGAAGGGAGGAATAAAGGAGAAAGGGAAAGGGGGAACGTGtctgggagaggaggaggagatgggTCACTCTCAGACAAGGGGGAGGAAGAGAGACATGGAGGAGAAAAGCGAAGGAGGAGCATGTCTGGGAAGTAAGAATGAATGG GCGGCTGATGGGATGGACACCGAGGCAGCCGGCTTCTCTGTCCCACTTGAGCACTCTTTCGAGATCG ACGACGTGCCGCGGTTTCGTATGAGGGGATCCGTGCAGCTCAGAGGGGGCCGGGAGCATGCCGCATCTCTCTGGCAGAGTCCCCTGACAGAAGAGGACCGGAGCATGCTGAAG GCGGTAGCTGCAGTGGACGGCCTGTACCGGATTCGGGTTCCCAGAGTGTCTgtgcagactgacagacaggctgaacgacagatggatggatacctCACTGCCTTCCTTCCAGCT TGCTCTATGGTGGAGTCCCACCTCAGTGATGTCATCACCCTGCACACTGATGTCACCGGATACCTCATCGGTGTCTCCATAGTTACGATCCCTGGCACATGTCGTGGGGCTGAGGTGGAAGAGGAAGTCGACCTGGAAGCTTTCAACACGACACTGAGCTTCATGGGCCCCGTCACTGCCCCTGC GCCAGAGACTGCTCTGTATATTGAGAGGATGGAACATGAAATGGAGAAGAAGGCCAAGAACCCCCAGGAGCAGAAGTCATTCTTTGCGAAATAC TGGTATTTGATTCTCGGAGGCGCAGTATTCCTCATGGCCACAAGTTCCACACAGTCCCCACcagggggaggcagagagcagaGCTGA
- the emc10 gene encoding ER membrane protein complex subunit 10 isoform X1: MRKGGIKEKGKGGTCLGEEEEMGHSQTRGRKRDMEEKSEGGACLGSKNEWAADGMDTEAAGFSVPLEHSFEIDDVPRFRMRGSVQLRGGREHAASLWQSPLTEEDRSMLKAVAAVDGLYRIRVPRVSVQTDRQAERQMDGYLTAFLPACSMVESHLSDVITLHTDVTGYLIGVSIVTIPGTCRGAEVEEEVDLEAFNTTLSFMGPVTAPAPETALYIERMEHEMEKKAKNPQEQKSFFAKYWMYIVPLVLFLMMSGAQDQTGGGAAGGAANGGGR; the protein is encoded by the exons ATGAGGAAGGGAGGAATAAAGGAGAAAGGGAAAGGGGGAACGTGtctgggagaggaggaggagatgggTCACTCTCAGACAAGGGGGAGGAAGAGAGACATGGAGGAGAAAAGCGAAGGAGGAGCATGTCTGGGAAGTAAGAATGAATGG GCGGCTGATGGGATGGACACCGAGGCAGCCGGCTTCTCTGTCCCACTTGAGCACTCTTTCGAGATCG ACGACGTGCCGCGGTTTCGTATGAGGGGATCCGTGCAGCTCAGAGGGGGCCGGGAGCATGCCGCATCTCTCTGGCAGAGTCCCCTGACAGAAGAGGACCGGAGCATGCTGAAG GCGGTAGCTGCAGTGGACGGCCTGTACCGGATTCGGGTTCCCAGAGTGTCTgtgcagactgacagacaggctgaacgacagatggatggatacctCACTGCCTTCCTTCCAGCT TGCTCTATGGTGGAGTCCCACCTCAGTGATGTCATCACCCTGCACACTGATGTCACCGGATACCTCATCGGTGTCTCCATAGTTACGATCCCTGGCACATGTCGTGGGGCTGAGGTGGAAGAGGAAGTCGACCTGGAAGCTTTCAACACGACACTGAGCTTCATGGGCCCCGTCACTGCCCCTGC GCCAGAGACTGCTCTGTATATTGAGAGGATGGAACATGAAATGGAGAAGAAGGCCAAGAACCCCCAGGAGCAGAAGTCATTCTTTGCGAAATAC TGGATGTACATCGTGCCTCTGGTTCTCTTTCTGATGATGTCGGGAGCACAAGATCAGACTGGGGGTGGTGCCGCAGGTGGAGCGGCCAATGGCGGTGGACGATGA